The following proteins are encoded in a genomic region of Nocardioides renjunii:
- a CDS encoding molybdopterin-dependent oxidoreductase yields the protein MQTPERQSRWHLLRHAAYGVLATVVGLAAAHLVAALTVPAASPVLAVGSTVIDLTPTPLKEWAIRQFGTADKLILVGSVIVVVLVLAAVAGVVAARRETPGLLIVVGLAGIAGLLAVLRPGSGPLDVVPALVAAVVAATSLWWLHRVDDRGSVEPSPQGGDGPTRRGVVLASGGLAAAAVTMGALGRWVTSYRLGGTDVALPVATDPASSFPAGLEEMYDGITPLRTPTADFYRVDTRLSVPAVDVDSWTLTIDGDVEREVTLTFDDLTKMRTVERDITLTCVSNEVGGPYVGGARWLGVPLRDILDRAGIDATKADQILSTDVDGMTISTPLDVALDGRDALIAIGMNGGPLPRTNGFPARMVVPGLYGFVSACKWITRMTLTTYEAEQAYWTEREWAIDAPIKISSRIDTPKPLSSTAGGKVIVGGIAWAQGVGIDKVEVRIDGEAWRPAQLGPQVTDDYWRQWYLEWDAEPGRHLIACRATNKDGDVQSDVRMTPFPEGSSGVQEISVSIT from the coding sequence ATGCAGACCCCTGAGCGGCAGTCCCGCTGGCACCTCCTGCGCCACGCGGCGTACGGCGTGCTCGCCACGGTCGTCGGCCTGGCCGCCGCGCACCTCGTCGCGGCGCTGACCGTGCCGGCCGCGTCGCCCGTCCTCGCCGTCGGCTCGACCGTCATCGACCTCACGCCGACCCCGCTGAAGGAGTGGGCGATCCGGCAGTTCGGCACCGCCGACAAGCTGATCCTCGTCGGCTCGGTCATCGTGGTCGTGCTGGTCCTCGCCGCCGTCGCGGGCGTCGTCGCCGCACGTCGCGAGACACCGGGTCTGCTCATCGTCGTGGGGCTGGCCGGCATCGCCGGCCTGCTCGCCGTCCTGCGCCCGGGTTCCGGGCCGCTGGACGTGGTTCCTGCCCTGGTCGCCGCGGTCGTGGCCGCCACGTCGTTGTGGTGGCTGCACCGCGTCGACGACCGGGGCAGCGTCGAACCGTCGCCACAGGGGGGCGACGGACCGACCCGGCGCGGGGTCGTGCTGGCGAGCGGCGGCCTCGCCGCAGCCGCAGTGACCATGGGGGCCCTCGGCCGCTGGGTGACGTCGTACCGCCTCGGCGGCACCGACGTCGCGCTGCCGGTCGCCACCGACCCCGCGTCGTCCTTCCCCGCCGGCCTGGAGGAGATGTACGACGGCATCACGCCGCTGCGCACCCCCACGGCCGACTTCTACCGGGTCGACACCCGGCTCAGCGTCCCGGCCGTCGACGTCGACTCCTGGACCCTCACCATCGACGGCGACGTCGAGCGCGAGGTCACCCTGACCTTCGACGACCTGACGAAGATGCGCACGGTCGAGCGCGACATCACGCTCACCTGCGTCTCCAACGAGGTCGGCGGGCCCTACGTCGGCGGCGCCCGCTGGCTGGGCGTGCCGCTGCGCGACATCCTCGACCGCGCCGGGATCGACGCCACGAAGGCCGACCAGATCCTGTCCACCGACGTCGACGGGATGACCATCTCGACGCCGCTCGACGTGGCCCTGGACGGTCGCGACGCCCTCATCGCCATCGGCATGAACGGCGGCCCGCTGCCGCGCACCAACGGCTTCCCGGCGCGCATGGTCGTGCCCGGCCTCTACGGCTTCGTCTCCGCCTGCAAGTGGATCACCCGGATGACGCTGACCACCTACGAGGCCGAGCAGGCCTACTGGACCGAGCGCGAGTGGGCCATCGACGCGCCGATCAAGATCTCGAGCCGGATCGACACCCCCAAGCCGCTCTCGAGCACCGCCGGCGGCAAGGTCATCGTGGGCGGCATCGCCTGGGCGCAGGGCGTCGGCATCGACAAGGTCGAGGTGCGCATCGACGGCGAGGCCTGGCGCCCGGCCCAGCTCGGCCCCCAGGTGACCGACGACTACTGGCGCCAGTGGTACCTCGAGTGGGACGCCGAGCCCGGCCGCCACCTCATCGCCTGCCGCGCCACCAACAAGGACGGCGACGTGCAGTCCGACGTGCGGATGACGCCGTTCCCGGAGGGCTCGAGCGGGGTCCAGGAGATCTCGGTGAGCATCACCTGA
- a CDS encoding fasciclin domain-containing protein — MNTKLRTRTMGIAALALTASMSLAACGSESDSDTAADEPTTSESTSEAPAEEPMESESAEPAASGPFGPGCAGVPTEGEGSVEGMADDPVATAASNNPLLKTLVAAVTEADLVDTLNSAEALTVFAPTDDAFAKIPKKDLNALLADKEALTTVLTHHVVAGQLSPEDVAGEHETLAGDMITVEGEGEEFTAEGAAVVCGNVSTANATVYVIDSVMMPQM, encoded by the coding sequence ATGAACACCAAGCTCCGCACCCGCACCATGGGCATCGCCGCCCTCGCGCTGACCGCGTCCATGAGCCTGGCTGCCTGTGGCAGCGAGAGTGACTCCGACACCGCAGCCGACGAGCCCACCACCTCCGAGTCGACCTCCGAGGCCCCCGCCGAGGAGCCGATGGAGTCCGAGTCGGCCGAGCCCGCCGCCTCCGGCCCGTTCGGTCCCGGCTGCGCCGGCGTCCCCACCGAGGGTGAGGGTTCCGTCGAGGGCATGGCCGACGACCCGGTCGCGACCGCCGCCTCCAACAACCCGCTCCTCAAGACCCTGGTCGCCGCGGTGACCGAGGCCGACCTCGTCGACACGCTCAACTCGGCCGAGGCGCTCACCGTCTTCGCCCCGACCGACGACGCCTTCGCCAAGATCCCGAAGAAGGACCTCAACGCGCTCCTCGCCGACAAGGAGGCGCTGACCACGGTGCTCACCCACCACGTCGTCGCCGGCCAGCTGTCCCCCGAGGACGTCGCGGGCGAGCACGAGACCCTCGCGGGCGACATGATCACCGTCGAGGGCGAGGGTGAGGAGTTCACCGCCGAGGGCGCAGCCGTCGTCTGCGGCAACGTCTCCACCGCCAACGCCACCGTGTACGTCATCGACTCGGTGATGATGCCGCAGATGTGA
- the sigK gene encoding ECF RNA polymerase sigma factor SigK has translation MDHVRPVPDGAPQGVPSGGEPARLSDLLQRSALGDEAAFAAFYDATSARAYGLALRVVRNPAHAEEVAQEAYLDAWRSSTRFDPARGSAAGWLLTIVHRKAVDRVRSVESATTRDETWNRETEPVDHDQTAESAHASLEAARVRSAVATLTDVQRQAVELTYFGGYTHTEVATLLDVPLGTAKTRIRDGLIRLRDLMGVGS, from the coding sequence GTGGACCACGTGAGGCCCGTACCGGACGGGGCGCCCCAGGGCGTCCCGTCCGGGGGCGAACCAGCCCGGCTGTCCGACCTGCTCCAGCGGTCGGCGCTCGGGGACGAGGCGGCCTTCGCCGCCTTCTACGACGCGACGTCCGCACGGGCGTACGGCCTGGCCCTGCGCGTGGTGCGCAACCCGGCCCACGCCGAGGAGGTCGCCCAGGAGGCCTACCTCGACGCCTGGCGCTCCAGCACCCGGTTCGACCCCGCCCGCGGCAGCGCCGCCGGCTGGCTCCTGACCATCGTCCACCGCAAGGCCGTCGACCGGGTCCGCTCGGTCGAGTCGGCCACCACCCGCGACGAGACCTGGAACCGTGAGACCGAGCCGGTCGACCACGACCAGACCGCCGAGTCGGCGCACGCCTCCCTGGAGGCCGCGCGCGTACGCAGCGCCGTCGCCACCCTGACCGACGTGCAACGCCAGGCGGTCGAGCTCACCTACTTCGGCGGCTACACGCACACTGAGGTCGCCACCCTGCTCGACGTCCCGTTGGGCACAGCGAAGACACGAATACGCGACGGACTCATCCGCCTGCGAGACCTGATGGGAGTTGGCTCATGA
- a CDS encoding anti-sigma factor yields the protein MSDMHKLTGAYAVDAVDDLERARFEQHLSECEDCRAEVRELRETAALLAETTAVAAPVSLRESVLSGISQVRPLPPVVPATATTSVRRRLPLLVAAALVLIAGLGAVVWQPWSDEVPQLTAAEQVLQAEDAEKVFLDLGEAGRATVVRSKAEDRAVITTEDMVPAPDGKDYELWFMSPDEEFVPAGLMPDDPDQTVVLEGSAADAVAVGITVEPDGGSDEPSSAPIALFELA from the coding sequence ATGAGCGACATGCACAAGCTCACGGGCGCCTACGCCGTCGACGCCGTCGACGACCTCGAGCGTGCCCGCTTCGAGCAGCACCTGTCGGAGTGCGAGGACTGCCGCGCCGAGGTCAGGGAGCTCCGCGAGACCGCCGCGCTGCTGGCCGAGACCACGGCCGTCGCCGCCCCCGTCTCCCTGCGCGAGTCCGTGCTCTCCGGCATCTCGCAGGTCCGCCCGCTCCCGCCGGTCGTCCCGGCCACCGCCACGACGTCCGTGCGGCGCCGCCTCCCTCTTCTCGTGGCTGCCGCCCTGGTCCTGATCGCCGGACTCGGCGCTGTGGTGTGGCAGCCGTGGTCCGACGAGGTCCCGCAGCTGACCGCTGCCGAGCAGGTGCTGCAGGCCGAGGACGCCGAGAAGGTGTTCCTCGACCTCGGTGAGGCCGGCCGCGCGACGGTCGTCCGGTCCAAGGCCGAGGACCGCGCCGTCATCACGACCGAGGACATGGTGCCCGCGCCGGACGGCAAGGACTACGAGCTGTGGTTCATGTCGCCGGACGAGGAGTTCGTCCCGGCGGGGCTCATGCCCGACGACCCGGACCAGACCGTGGTGCTCGAGGGCTCGGCGGCCGACGCCGTCGCCGTCGGCATCACCGTCGAGCCCGACGGCGGGTCCGACGAGCCCAGCTCGGCGCCCATCGCCCTCTTCGAGCTCGCCTGA
- a CDS encoding RNA polymerase sigma factor, giving the protein MPGPDPLDDAVERMLSGDEAAFRLVYRDVQPRLLRYLTVLVGVGDAEDVASEAWAQAFRDLDRFSGDADGFRGWVTTIGRNRAMDHVRHRNRRPVSHQPADELVDLPDPVDVEVDSLGRVQSEAAIRLIGSLPRDQAEAIMLRTVLGFDAPTAARILGKRPGAVRAAAHRGLKQLAKRLSEEP; this is encoded by the coding sequence GTGCCCGGTCCCGATCCGCTCGACGACGCCGTGGAGCGGATGCTCTCCGGCGACGAGGCGGCGTTCCGGTTGGTCTACCGCGACGTGCAGCCGCGGCTGCTGCGCTACCTCACCGTCCTGGTGGGCGTGGGCGACGCGGAGGACGTCGCCAGCGAGGCCTGGGCCCAGGCGTTCCGCGACCTCGACCGCTTCAGCGGCGACGCCGACGGCTTCCGCGGCTGGGTCACCACGATCGGGCGCAACCGGGCCATGGACCACGTCCGTCACCGCAACCGGCGCCCGGTCAGCCACCAGCCGGCCGACGAGCTCGTCGACCTCCCCGACCCGGTCGACGTCGAGGTCGACAGCCTCGGCCGCGTGCAGTCTGAGGCGGCGATCCGGCTGATCGGCAGCCTCCCGCGTGACCAGGCGGAGGCCATCATGCTGCGTACGGTCCTGGGGTTCGACGCCCCGACCGCGGCCCGCATCCTCGGCAAGCGCCCCGGCGCGGTCCGGGCGGCGGCGCACCGTGGTCTCAAGCAGCTGGCCAAGAGACTGTCCGAGGAGCCGTAA